One Flavobacterium cerinum genomic window, TTGGTTACTTGCGGAATACGGTCAAAACCGGAAGATAGGATTTCGATATTGCGGTTCTCCAATTCTTTCTGGATCGCTCCGAAGCTTCCGAATGGCGCATACATCATGATACCATCTTCATCAGCAAAGATTTCTTCCACACCAAAATCGATCATTTCCAATTCTAATTCTTCTACATCCTGACCTTCAGCCGGGATTCGGAAATTACAGGTATGGTCAAACATAAATTCAACCGATCCCTGTGTTCCCATCGTACCGTTACATTTGTTAAAATAACTACGGATGTTAGCAACAGTTCTGTTGTTATTGTCGGTAGCCGTTTCGATTAAGATGGCAATACCGTGTGGCGCATAGCCTTCGAATAAAACCTCTTTATAGTTGGCTGTATCTTTATCCGATGCTTTTTTAATCGCGCGTTCAACATTGTCTTTTGGCATGTTGGCAGCCTTGGCATTCTGCATTACGGCACGCAAACGGGAATTGGTTTCCGGGCTTGGTCCGCCTTCTTTAACCGCCATTACAATATCTTTCCCGATTCGGGTAAACGTTTTGGCCATTGCCGACCAACGTTTCATTTTTCTCGCTTTTCTAAATTCAAACGCTCTTCCCATAAGAGTTTCTTGTTTTTTGTTTATAGTTTGTAAAAACAGTGTGCAAAAATAAAATTATTACACCACTTTAACAAAAAAAGAGACTTTTTGAAGTCCCTTTTTTCTGTAATTATTTTTTGTAAAACGGTAATTTAACCACTTTTGCAGCTACATCGTTTTTACGGATTCGGATAAAAATCTCGCTGTCAACTGTAGAAAATGCAGTTGGAACATAACCTAAACCGATTCCTTTATTTAGTGATGGCGACATGGTTCCTGATGTTACCACACCGATAACATTTCCGTCTTTGTCTACGATTTCATAGTCGTGACGCGGAATACCACGCTCCGTTAATTCGAAAGCAACTAATTTGCGGGAAACGCCGGCTTCTTTTTGCTTTTTTAAATTTTCGGAATTAGTGAATTCTTTGTCGAATTTGGTAATCCAGCCTAAACCGGCTTCTAGCGGAGAAGTAGTATCGTTGATATCGTTTCCGTATAAGCAAAAGCCCATTTCAAGACGTAAAGTATCTCTTGCTGCTAATCCGATCGGTTTGATTCCGAATGCCGCTCCGGCTTCAAATACCTTATTCCAGATAGTTTCGGCATCTTCATTTTTAAAATAAATCTCAAATCCGCCTGATCCGGTATATCCGGTAGCCGAAATGATAACATCCTGTACGCCGCCAAATGTACCGATCTGGAACGAATAGTACGGCATGTTAGCCAAATCAACTGAAGTTAACGATTGCATCGCTTCAGCTGCTTTTGGTCCCTGAATAGCTAATAATGAATAGCCTTCAGATGCATTTTCCATCTCCACACCTAAATCATTATGTTGTGAAATCCAGTTCCAGTCTTTTTCGATATTGGAAGCATTAACCACCAATAAATAGTTGTTATCTGCTATTTTATAAATAATAAGGTCATCTACAATACCGCCTTCATTGTTAGGTAAACAAGAATACTGTGCTTTTCCGTCTACTAATTTAGAAGCATCGTTTGAGGTTACTTTTTGGATTAAAGCCAATGCATTTTCTCCGCGAAGGAAAAACTCACCCATATGTGATACGTCAAAAACACCTACGCCGTTACGAACTGTTTCATGTTCAATGTTAACTCCTTCATACTGAACAGGCATGTTATAACCTGCAAACGGAACCATTTTTGCTCCCAAACTTTCGTGAACGTGCGTTAATGCTGTATTTTTCATTTTGTGCTGTATATTTATTTTAGGCCGCTAATGTATTGATTTTTTACGGAGTGACAAAGCGAATTTAGTTTACGAGATAATCTTTTAGTTCCTGATAATGACGAATCGGAATACTTTGTTTTGTTTGGGTCATGATATGCTGAATGGGTTCGGGAATAGGCAGACTACGGTTTAAATAAGCTTCTACAGTATCCTGGAATTTAACCGGATGTGCCGTTTCCAGAAATAAACCGATGGCTTCCGGATGATTTGCCAACACTTTTTGCAATCCCAAATAGCCAACAGCTCCATGCGGATCCATTATATACTGACTTTCCCGGTAAACGGTTTCCATTGCCGTTCGGGTTTCGGCATCGGTAAATGAAAAGGAAGCTAAATCTTTTTTAAGTTGCTCCCGGTCATTCGCATATAATTCCTGTATCCGAATAAAATTACTCGGATTACTTACATCCATTGCATTTGAAATCGTACTGATTGTAGCATTGGGCGCATACAAACCGTTTTCAAGATAACGCGGAACGGTATCGTTTGCATTTGTAGCAGCAATAAAACCGGCAATCGGTAATCCTAGTTTTTTCGCCAGAATACCGGCACCGATATTTCCGAAATTACCGCTCGGACAGGAAATATAAAGTGGTTTTCCGGTTGCTTTCAAGGCTTTATAAGCAAAGAAAAAGTAGAATAATTGCGGAAGCCATCGGGCAACATTGATCGAATTGGCTGAAGTCAGATTTCGGTTTTTCAGATCAGCATCCCGAAAGGCTTTTTTAACCATATCCTGACAATCATCAAAAGAACCGTTGACTTCTAATGCCTGAATATTTTGACCCAATGTTGTAAGCTGAGCTTCCTGTATTGCACTCACTTTTCCGCTCGGATATAACAATACGACATCAACATTTTTTACACCGAGAAAACCACTGGCCACAGCACCGCCCGTATCACCGGAAGTGGCTACCAGAACGGTTGTTTTTTGATTGTTTTCCCGATTAAAATAACCCAGACATCGGGACATAAATCGGGCTCCGACATCCTTAAAAGCCATTGTTGGACCATGGAATAATTCCAAAGCAGAAACAGAATCGGTTACCGGAACAATCGGGAAATCAAATGAAAGGGTGTCTTTGATGATTTTACGGAGTTCGTTTTCCGGAATTGCATCGCCGATAAACGGTGCTATAACCGTATACGCAATAGTTTCATTATCCAGCCGATCAAGTGAATTAAAAAAATCGGAGGGAAGCGGTGTGATCACTTCCGGGAAATACAAACCACCATCCGGAGCAATACTTTGTAAAACGGCTTCTCTGAACCCAACACGATGTTGCTTATTGGTAAGAC contains:
- the gcvT gene encoding glycine cleavage system aminomethyltransferase GcvT → MKNTALTHVHESLGAKMVPFAGYNMPVQYEGVNIEHETVRNGVGVFDVSHMGEFFLRGENALALIQKVTSNDASKLVDGKAQYSCLPNNEGGIVDDLIIYKIADNNYLLVVNASNIEKDWNWISQHNDLGVEMENASEGYSLLAIQGPKAAEAMQSLTSVDLANMPYYSFQIGTFGGVQDVIISATGYTGSGGFEIYFKNEDAETIWNKVFEAGAAFGIKPIGLAARDTLRLEMGFCLYGNDINDTTSPLEAGLGWITKFDKEFTNSENLKKQKEAGVSRKLVAFELTERGIPRHDYEIVDKDGNVIGVVTSGTMSPSLNKGIGLGYVPTAFSTVDSEIFIRIRKNDVAAKVVKLPFYKK
- the thrC gene encoding threonine synthase, translating into MNYYSLTNKQHRVGFREAVLQSIAPDGGLYFPEVITPLPSDFFNSLDRLDNETIAYTVIAPFIGDAIPENELRKIIKDTLSFDFPIVPVTDSVSALELFHGPTMAFKDVGARFMSRCLGYFNRENNQKTTVLVATSGDTGGAVASGFLGVKNVDVVLLYPSGKVSAIQEAQLTTLGQNIQALEVNGSFDDCQDMVKKAFRDADLKNRNLTSANSINVARWLPQLFYFFFAYKALKATGKPLYISCPSGNFGNIGAGILAKKLGLPIAGFIAATNANDTVPRYLENGLYAPNATISTISNAMDVSNPSNFIRIQELYANDREQLKKDLASFSFTDAETRTAMETVYRESQYIMDPHGAVGYLGLQKVLANHPEAIGLFLETAHPVKFQDTVEAYLNRSLPIPEPIQHIMTQTKQSIPIRHYQELKDYLVN
- a CDS encoding YebC/PmpR family DNA-binding transcriptional regulator produces the protein MGRAFEFRKARKMKRWSAMAKTFTRIGKDIVMAVKEGGPSPETNSRLRAVMQNAKAANMPKDNVERAIKKASDKDTANYKEVLFEGYAPHGIAILIETATDNNNRTVANIRSYFNKCNGTMGTQGSVEFMFDHTCNFRIPAEGQDVEELELEMIDFGVEEIFADEDGIMMYAPFGSFGAIQKELENRNIEILSSGFDRIPQVTKTLTADQVADVEKLLEKIEEDDDVMNVYHTMVEAE